In the genome of Nitratireductor sp. GISD-1A_MAKvit, the window TCTTCAGCTCAATGACAAAACCGCGGCAAGTGCGACGCGCAACGCCATCGTCGCGGCCAACCGTGTTCTCGCCGCCCTTCGGCAGGAGTTCACGCTGGGTCAGATGAACCACCACACTTCAGCCAGTGTTGGCGTTCTCGTTTTCAACGGCAGGGAAAAGGGGCCCGAGGTCCTGATGAAAAACGCGGACATGGCGATGTATCAGGCGAAGAATCAGGGGCGAAACAACGTCGCCCTGTTTGATCCCGAAGTGCTGCAGAAGGAGCACGCCCGGTTCCGCCTCCTCAGCGACATGCGCAGCGCGCTTGTCGAAAACCGGCTGGAGATGCATTACCAGCCGCAGGTCAATACTGCCGGACATGTGATCGGCGCAGAGGCGCTGTTACGCTGGAAACATGCAGACCATGGCAAGCTTTCGCCCAGCGACTTCGTCGCTCTTGCAGAACAGCACGGGCTGGCTGAACTGCTGGGCCGTGGAGTGATCGAATCAAGTCTGCGCACGCTCGCCGCCTGGAAAAAGAACCCGCGCCTGAGCGGCTTACGCATGGCTGTCAACATAAGCCTTAAATCTCTGCGCGATCCCGAATTCCTGGATTTCCTGCATGATCGGCTCGACGCGCACGCAGTCGCCCCGCAGCGCCTTACTCTCGAAATGACGGAACGTGTCCTGACCAGCGATCAGTTGCACATTTCCAGGCGAATGAACGAGTTGAAAGCACTTGGCGTGCGACTTTCGCTCGACGATTTCGGCACCGGGTACTCTTCCATCGCCTATCTGAAGAAGCTTCCCTTCGACGAGCTCAAGATCGACGGCAGTTTCATTGCCGAGCTTGAAGAGAATGAAAGCAATCGCGCGCTGGTGCAGACCATGTTGAACATGGCATCGACGCTCGGACTGTCTGCCGTGGCCGAGCATGTTCAGACACCACAGCAGGAAGCGCTCCTGAAAACGTGTGGCTGCACTTTTTTCCAGGGTTGGCTATACGGCCGCGCCATGACCGGAAGGGACTTCACGAAATTCGTACTCGAGCGCAATCCTGCCTCGATCTTGAAATTCCCCAACTCGCTTCAGGGTGCATAAAAAAACCGGGGCCGAAGCCCCGGTCTCAGATCCTGTCTGACAAACCTTCCGGTCAGCCGACGATCTCCGTATCGGAAAACCAGTAGCGGATCTCTTCGGCAGCCGTTTCAGGCGCATCCGAGCCGTGCACGGAGTTCTCGCCGATCGAGGTGGCGAACTCCTTGCGGATGGTGCCTTCGGCGGCTTCAGCGGGGTTGGTGGCGCCCATCACTTCGCGATTTTTCAGAATGGCGTTTTCGCCCTCGAGGACCTGAACGACGGTCGGGCCGGAAGACATGAACTCGCACAGTTCGTCAAAGAACGGACGCTCCTTGTGGACTGCGTAAAACCCTTCTGCCTGGCGACGGCTCATCCAAACACGCTTGGAGGCCACGACACGCAGGCCTGCATCCTCAAGCTTCTTTGTGATGGCACCGGTCAGGTTGCGCTTGGTGGCATCCGGTTTAATCATGGAAAATGTGCGTTCGATCGCCATGGTCTGTCCTTCGATTGTCTGGATTGCGGGGCAAGCCCGCATGTGGAGATGGCGCGCTCTATAGCGGTCCAGACGGCACAAGGGAAGGCCCAGCCGGTCAACTCGCGGCCGGCACCCGCCGTGCAAAGCCCTCATGCAGGTCCAGACAGCGTTCAAACCATGCGGCCACCGGATCGTCTTTCGCCAGCAGCCCGTACGTCGACACGATGCGGGCCCATTGAAACACCCCTGCCATGATATAGTCGGCAAAAAGTGGACCCTGCCCACCGAGAAACGGCTGTTCTGCCAACAGCGAACGCATCGGGGTCAGCGATGCCCGGAAGCCGGCAAGACGCTCTTCACGCCCCTTCACAACCTCTTCCAGAGTCTGCCCAAACCGTTTTTCGCGACTGGTCCGGAAATAAACCTGATCGGAACCATCCAGCATTGCGTGAATATCGAGTAAAAGCGCGCGGCCAACGAAGCCAGAAATGACGGTCTGCACCCACTTCTCGATGAAGCGTGCAAGCGTTTCGCCACCTGTTCCGGAAAATAGCGACGGCCCTGTCAGGATAGGTCCGGTCGAGATAAAGCGCGATCTGGAAGGAATCGGCCAGCCAGGTTTCACCATCCCGGATGACAGGCACCGTGGAAAAACTGCCTTCTCCTAAAGTGGGTATCTGGGTGAACAAGACAGGCACGGTTTCATAATCGAGCCCCTTGTGTCGGAGAGCAAAGGCAACTTTCCAACAGTGCGGGCTGAAAGGACGCCCCTTGTCCCTGCCAGCCAGTTCGTAAAGGACAATCGCCACGCTGCTTCCTCTGGTTTGCGACAGTTTTACAATGGCCGACCATTATTTACTCCACAAGAGGTCTTGGGCAAGAGACGTCCACCTCGCGCAATGCGCGCAATGGAAACAACTAATACAAGAAATTCGAATTTTTCAAAAATGTACTTTGAGCTTAAAAAATAAAATTTTATGAAAAATTTCATAACCTTGTAATTCAAAAAATAACGATCCATACCTCCAACTATTTAAATCTACATACCCCGCCCTACCCTCCTCTCTGTGTACAGCAACCACAATCTATCAGCGAGGAAGAGAATGACTCAGATTTGCAGCAATATTACCGGTACTCTCAAAAGCGCTGCTCTTGTATTGGCGCTCACCACACCTGCAGCAGCCATCGATCTCGGCGGCGTCAGTATTGGCGGAAACGACAAAGGTGGAGTAAGTGTCAGTGTCGGCGGCGTATCTGCTTCCGTTGGCACAAGCAACGGCGTTTCAGCGGATGTCGGAGCAGATCTGGGTTCGACCTCTGCCAATGTCGATGCCTCCGTTGGTGGCGGCAGCCTGGCTGATGTCAATGCAGATGCGAATGTCGGCAATGCGGTTAGCGCAAGAAGCAACACGACTGTCGGTGGAGGCAGGGGCAGCCTGCTCGATTCGAACACCACCGCATCCGTGGGAGGCGACAAAGGTCTGAACGCCGAGGTCGGAGTCAATGCCGGTAAAAGAGGCCTGGGCGTCCTGCTTGGCTTTGGCAAGCGCCCGAGCGACAACCCGGGCACGGGTAATCCTGGAAACGGCAATGGAGGCGGCATCATCGGTGGCGGCAATGGCGGCGGCAAAAGTGCGGCTGAAAGAGCCATTGAAGGCCTGAGCGACAAACAGATAGCGATCTACCGGAACCGGTGCGGCAGGATCCTGCGCAATCCGGCTGCCTGGGATTACGGTCTCGTGCAGATGTGCAAGGCTTTGAGTCAGGCTGCCTCCCGCTGAGATTGGAGCGACCCAAAAAGGTGTGACCCGTTTACCGGGTTGCACCTGTCTGCTTTCGGCAACACAAAGCGACTTCCGTGACTGGACTGACAGCGCACCGCCCGTGATGACTTGCCAGCGTCGCAACAAGCAGTCAAAACGCGCAGATGTTGACCATTTCAAACCTTTCGCTGCGCATTGCCGGACGTCTTCTCATCGACCAGGCTTCACTCACCCTGCCTGCCGGAACCAAGGCGGGCCTGGTCGGGCGGAATGGTACGGGCAAGACGACCCTGTTTCGCGCGATTACCGGCGACCTGGCTGCCGAAACCGGAACGATCAGCCTGCCCAAGGGAACACGGACCGGGCAAGTGGCGCAGGAGGCGCCGGGCACGGACGAGCCACTGATCGACATCGTGCTGCGGGCCGACACGGAACGCGCAGCGCTCTTGATTGAGGCCGAAACTGCGAGTGATCCGGATCGAATTGCAGAGATTCAAACCCGCCTGACCGATATCGACGCGCATTCAGCCGAAGCCAGGGCTGCATCCATTCTCTCGGGACTCGGCTTCGATGCCGAAGCGCAGAAGCGTCCGGCCTCGTCGTTTTCCGGCGGCTGGCGCATGCGCGTCGCGCTGGCCTCGGTGCTTTTCACCCAGCCAGATCTCCTGCTTCTGGACGAACCGACCAACTATCTCGATCTGGAGGGCACGCTCTGGCTCGAGAATTACCTGTCTCGATACCCGCACACGGTTCTGCTTATCAGCCATGATCGCGACCTTCTCAACCGGGCGGTTTCTTCGATCGTGCATCTGGAGCACAGGAAACTGACTTTCTGGCGCGGCGGTTACGACCAGTTCGCAAGACAATATGCCGAGAAGGCCGAGCTTCAGGAGAAGATGCGCGTCAAGCAGGAAGCCCAGCGCAAACACATGCAATCCTTCGTCGACCGCTTTCGCTACAAGGCATCGAAGGCGCGCCAGGCGCAATCCCGGCTCAAAGCCCTGGAACGCATGTCTCCCATGGCGGCGGTGCTCAACGAGACGGTCCTGCCATTTCGCTTTCCCAACCCCGAGAAGGCAGTTGCATCGCCCATCATCGCACTTGAGGGGGGAACTGTCGGTTACACCCCGGGAAAGCCGGTCCTGAAGGGGTTGACGCTGCGGATCGACAATGACGACCGAATTGCGCTGCTGGGTGCCAATGGAAACGGCAAGTCCACTTTTGCGAAACTGATCGCCGACCGGCTCACGCTCGAAAAGGGAACGAAAACCGTCGCCCCGGGCCTGAAAGTCTCGATTTTTGCCCAGCACCAGCTCGATGACCTGAGACCGGAGGAAAACGCCTATCAGCACCTGCGCCGACTGATGCCCGATGCACCTGAAGCGAAGGTGCGGGCGCGGGTAGCCCAGTTCGGGCTGACCACCGAAAAAATGACAACGCCGGCACGCGACTTATCCGGCGGCGAGAAAGCGCGCCTTCTCATGGGACTTGCAACCTTCGAAGCCCCGCATCTTCTCATTCTCGACGAACCGACAAACCATCTGGACATCGACAGCCGCGAGGCGCTGGTGGAGGCGCTCAACATGTTCGACGGAGCCGTGATCCTGATCAGCCACGACCGGCACCTGATCGAAGCAACCGCCGACCGGCTCTGGATTGTCGGGGACGGCACCGTTTCGCCCTTCGATGGCGATATGGACGATTACCGCAACCGTATGACCGGTGGTGTGACGCGCAGCAAGGAAAAGCGGGAAGCAGAGAAAGCCTCCAAGGCAGACAAACGCAAGGAAGCAGCACGGCGCCGGGCGGCCCTTGAACCGCTCGCCAAAGAGATCAAGGCCACTGAGGGACTGATCGAGCGCACGCGAAAGCGGATCGACACGATCGAGGCACGCCTGGCCGATACGAGCCTTTATGACAAGGAGCCGGAAAAGGTCTCATCGCTGGCCAAGGAACGCGCTGACCTTGCTGCCATGCTGGAACGCCACGAAGACCGGTGGCTCTCGCTTTCCAGCGAATATGAAGAGGGGATGGCCTGATGGCGCAACCGCTTACCATAGGGTTCGACGCGGATGACACGCTCTGGCACAATGAGCGTTTCTACCGGCTCACGGAAGCGCGTTTCGCCGAGTTTCTCGCCGATTTCGCGGAGGCGGAGCATCTGTCCGAACGGCTCTTGCAGGCCGAGAAGCGCAATCTGGGACGTTACGGTTTCGGCATCAAGGGGTTCACACTCTCGATGATCGAGACGGCCATCGAAGTGACTGATGGCCGGGTTCCGGCTGCAACGATCCGCGACATTCTCGAAGCCGGCCGGGAGATGCTCGAGCATCCCGTCGAAACGCTGCCACATGCCCGGGAAACACTGGAACGCCTGTCCGGACGCCACCGGCTGGTGTTGATCACCAAGGGCGACCTTTTCGATCAGGAACGCAAACTTGCGGCTTCCGGGCTTGGCGACTATTTCCACGCCGTCGAGATTGTCAGCGACAAATCGCGCGTCACCTATGAGCGCATCTTTGCCGCCCATGGCGATGGGCCGGACCGCTCCATGATGATCGGAAATTCACTCAAATCGGATGTGATCCCCGCCATTGAAGCCGGCGCCTGGGGTGTGTTCGTTCCCCACGATCTGACATGGTCTCATGAGCACGCCGAAGAACCAGGGACAGCCCCCCGCTTCCGCAAAATCGCTCATCTGGGGGAAGTCGATACAGTTTTGGCAGAAATCGGCTGGTAATCCCGGCGGCGGACTGGAGCCAGAGGTCCTTGATAGCTGAGCCCCTCTGGTTGCGCTAGGCCTTCTTCTGCCAGCGCCTGTCGGGCCCCTGCTGCCAATAGGTAACGGCATGACCTGCCGATTTGAGCGATTTCCAGTGTCCGCGAGCCGCGTCGAGCTGAGCAGCGTCGTGACCGTCAAACATCACGACCGCACGTTCATAGCCGTCCACGCCGGCTGGGTCCGCGCCATCCACAAAGAAGCGGATGCGGGCATTGTTGGGATTGGCAGCAGCGTCGGTCAAAATCACGGGCTGGTGCTCGGGATGCGCGTCGCGGTCGGTGGCATGGGCGAGAAAGGATTCCTCGCGCCATGTCCACAACCAGTTGTCGAGCGCTTCACAGCGTTCGCGCGTGCCTGTCTGGATGACCACTCTCCATCCCCGCTCAAGACTTTTCTCCACGAGAGGAGGCAATGCCTCCTCCAGTGTCGATTCGGTCAGGTGATAAAAGAGGACATCCATCGGCCTATTCGTAGCTGTCGGCGACGAGACGGTCGAGCAGCCGCACGCCGAAACCAGAGCCCCAGGACCGGTTCACCTCATCGAGCGGTGCACCCATTGCGGTGCCAGCGACATCCAGATGAGCCCAGTTCGTGTCTTTGACGAAGCGCTTAAGGAACTGGGCCGCAGTGACGGAGCCCGCCAGACGGCCGGACGAGTTTTTCATGTCGGCATTCTTGGAATCGATCTGCTTGTCATATTCCTCGCCAAGCGGCAGGCGCCACAGCTTTTCACCCGTCGCCTCACCTGCGGCGGCGAGCTGTTCGGCGAGCGTGTCATCGTTGGAAAACAGCCCCGCTCGATGATGGCCGAGCGCCACCATCACCGCGCCTGTCAGCGTTGCGAGATCGACCATGAACTGCGGTTTGAAGCGATCATTGCAGTACCAGAGCACGTCGGCGAGTACGAGCCGGCCCTCGGCATCGGTATTGATGACCTCAATGGTCTGCCCCGACATTGAGGTTACGATGTCGCCGGGCCTCTGGGCATTGCCGTCGGGCATGTTTTCGACCAGCCCCACCAGACCGACCGCATTTACCTTTGCCTTGCGCGCAGCGAGTGCATGCATGACGCCGACCACGGCGGCTGCACCGCCCATGTCGCCCTTCATGTCTTCCATGCCGCCAGCCGGTTTTATGGAGATGCCGCCCGTGTCGAACACGACGCCCTTGCCAACGAAGGCGAGCGGCCTTTCCTTGGATTTTCCGCCGTTCCACTCGATAACGGCCAGCCTTGGCGGCCGGACAGACCCCTGCGCGACACCGAGCAGCGCCCCCATCCCGAGCTTCTTCATCTCTTTCTCGGTCAGGATTTCCACGCTGGCACCGAGTTTTTCCAGCTCCTTGGCCTTGGCGGCGAACTCGACCGGCCCCAATACATTGGCAGGCTCATTGACGAGATCGCGCGCGAGCATGACGCCTTCTGCCACCGCTTCAGCGCGCATGAATGCCTTTTTCGCGGCGGACGGGTCTGCGCACTGGATGACGATCTTCAGCTTCTTCGCCGGTTTGTCATTGCCGTTTTCCCGGCTCGTCGTCTTGTATTTCTCAAAACGATAGGCGCGCAAAAGCATACCCAGGGCGATGTTTGCGGCATCCCCAGCGCCAATCTTCCCATCCTTCAAGTCAACGACAACGGTGATTTCACCGGCCGACTTGCCCGCAGCGAGCGCTGCGCCGCCGATCTTTACCCATTCCTGTTCGCCAAGCTGCGAAGGGTTGCCGATGCCGACGGCGGCCAGACGGTCAAGCTGCGTGCCTTCAGGAGCAAGAACCTCGACGCTTTTTGCCAGTTTCCCCGAGAATCCCGAGATTTCCGATGCACGTGCCAGAACACCCTCCGGGTCACACGCGCTGGCCTGGTCTCCAAGCCCTCCGCCCTGCGGTGCAAGGACGATAACAGTGCCTTTCCCAGGGGTTGAAAATTTGGCGAAGGAGACACTCGGTCTGTCGGTCATGATAATTCCCAGATTTCCACGATTGGTCGTTTTGGAGACGGGCGCGATCTTGGAGGTTTTATGCGAATTGGCAAGAGCCGGAGCCTGGCGGACCGTCTTTTTTCGCCCCGGTACGGACTGCGGGCGATCGCGCTATCGTTGCATAAGCATATTGTTAACCGCGTTTGTTTCACATTTTCTAACCAGTACTGCCCAGACTCCCGGAAGGGACAAGAATTGGTGGGCTGCTCCTCAAAGCCATCACGAGTGCATTGTGTGTCTGCGCGTCGACCGTTAGGTTCGCGCGCGCCCCAGAGGCTGCTCTAACGAAACGGATCGTCGATTTCCATGAAGGTGATCGAACTTTACATCATGCGTCGCACCTTCGCGCTGTTTGCAGCAGCGTTGCTGTGGGTGCTCGCGCTGGTGTGGACCACGCAGGTTCTGAACCGTATTGACCTGGTGACCGACAGCGGTCAGTCGGCAGGCACCTTCTTCTTCGTTGCCGCGCTCGTGCTGCCCTCCGTCATACCGATCGTGATTCCGTTCGCCCTGGGTATTGCCGTTGCGCAAACTTTGGCGACGATGAATGCCGATTCCGAGCTGGTGGTCATCAATGCTTCGGGTGCCCCGCGCTCGATCATCGTCAAGCCGGTTCTCATCATTGCGATTGGCGCCAGCCTTGCATCTTTTATGATCAACAACACGCTGGAGCCCGCGTCGCGCCAGGCCTTTCGCACGGTGCTTGCCAATGCACGCGCAGATCTGATCACGACCGTGCTGCAGGAAGGCTCGTTTCAAAAAGTCGATGACGGGCTGTTCGTGCAGGTCTCCGAACGCCTTCCCAACGGCCTTCTGGGCGGAATTTTCGTCTCCGATTCGCGCGATGAGAACACCAAGCTGATCTATCATGCGAGAACCGGTGCGGCCGTGGAGCGCGAGGGGGGCTCGGTACTGGTGATGCAGGACGGCATGGTGCAGCGCCAATCGGCAAACGGCGATGTCTCGACCATCCGTTTTGATTCCTATGCATTTGATCTATCGCAGTTTTCCAGTGGCGGCGGCGGCAAACCGACCCTGCACCCCAAGGACCGTTCTCTCGCCTTTCTGCTCGATCCGGACGTGAATGACAGTTTTTATCAAAAATCGCCGCAGATCATTCGTGCCGAACTGCATATGCGCCTTTCCGAATGGCTCTATCCGCTCGTCTTTGCCATGGTAGCGCTCGCGGTTGCCGGTGATGCACGCTCTTTCCGTGAAGCGCGACTGCACCCGATTGTCACGACCATGGCAATTTCGCTGATCGTGCGCTGGGTCGGTTTTTATTCGGGCACGGAAGCGGAAAGCTCTCCGGTCTTCTCTTTCGTGCTTTACGCGGCTCCGATTTCGATGATTTGCCTATGTGCGGTGTTCATTGCGACCACTCGTGTGATGGAACTGCCAACGCACTGGGTGGAAAAACTGCACGCGCGCACGCACCGTCTGACGGAAACCATGACACACTGGCGGTTCAAACTGGCCCACGCTCGTTCCTCCGACAGGAGGCGCGGATGATCGGCCTCACACTTGGCGGATATTTTTTCCGGCGGTACGCTTCGATCGCTGCATGGAATTTTTTCGGCATCGGGCTTTTGGTCTTCATCGTGACCTTTGCGGAGGTTTCCAGCCGCTCTGCCGGTCTGCCCGGTTACACGGCGCAGTGGGCCTTTTCGCTTGCTGCCCTGCAGACCCCAATCATTCTTCTTCAGGCTGTCCCTTTTATCGGGCTGATCGCTGCCATGGCCACGTTGATCAGCCTGAATCGGAAATACGAGCTTGTGGTTGCGCGTGCCGCGGGCGTCTCGGCATGGCAATTTCTGACACCGATCGCATTTGGATCCTTTCTGTTCGGCGTGCTCGCTGTCGCCGCGCTGAACCCGCTCGCAGCCAACGGCTTTGCGCAGGCACAGCTGGTCGAGGCCGAGGTTCGGGGTGCAAAAAGCAACGCCAATTCGGAAGCCGAACAATGGATCAAGCAGCGCTTCGAAGATGAAGAAACGATCATCGGTTCGAGTGCGGTTCTCAACGGGGGCCAGACCCTGGTGAGACCGGTTTTTTTCCGAATCGACACCGACGGGCGAATCGTCGAACGCCTGGACGCCGAACGGGCGTTTCTGCGCGATGGATTCTGGGAGCTGCGGGACGTGGCACGTCGACGCGGTACCGCTGCGGCAGAACGACTGACGAGCCTGCAGATAGCGACCAATCTGCAGCCCGAATTCGTGGGTGAACAGCTGGCGCGCCCTGAGGCCACTTCGATCTACGAGTTGCCTGGAAAAATTGAAGTGGCGAGGTCTTTCGGGCTCAAGGCAAACGCATTTGCCACGCATTTTCATTCACTTGTAGTGTTACCCGCCCTGCTGGTCGCGATGACGCTGATTGCCGCTACGGTATCCATGAGATTTACCCGAATGGGACAGTCAGCAACCGTGATTCTGGGTGGCATCCTTGCCGGCTTTCTGCTTTATGTGGTTTCGGTCTTGGTCAAGGCGTTCGGCAGCGCCGGAGTTGTTCCTCCGGTGGTAGCTGCGTGGACGCCTGTGGCTGTCGCGATGTTCTATGGGGTCACTTTCCTGTTGTACAAGGAGGACGGTTAGTGGGGGTTACGGCAAAAAGAGCCGGCATGTCCGCACGGTCAGCGCTTTTATTGAGTGCGACCGCGTTGGCGACCTTGTGCACCTATTCATTGCTTCCCATGGCCCCCGCTCTCGCGCAGACCGGCGGCCTGGACGTTTCCGATCTGCCCCAGAACGCTCAGATGCTTCTGACCGCAGACAATCTCATTTATGACAACGATCAAAGCACCATCACCGCTGCCGGTGGCGTGCAGATCGAGTATGCCGGGAACAGTCTCGTTGCCGACCGGGTCGTCTACGACCGCAGGACCTCGCGCGTGATGGCACGCGGCCGTGTTCAGATCATCGAAGAAGACGGCGATCGCATTTTTGCTGACGAGATCGACGTCACGGATGATTTTCGTGATGGCTTCGTCAACGCGTTGCGCGTGGAAACCGTCGACAAAACCTATTTCGCAGCAGAAAGCGCGGAGCGTTCTGGCGGCAGGCTGACGACATTCAACAATGGTGTCTACACCGCCTGTGAACCCTGTAAAGAGAAACCTGGAAAACCGCCGATCTGGCAGATCAAGGCACAGAAGATCATCTGGAACGGGGAAGCAAAGACGGTTCGTTTCGAGGGATCGCGATTCGAATTTTTCGGCATGCCGATCGCTTATCTGCCGTTCTTCGAAGTGGCCGACCCGACGGTGAAACGGAAGTCCGGTTTTCTGATTCCGAGCGCCTCCTACAGCGAAGAGCTGGGTGTTGGCGTCAGCGTCCCCTATTACCTGGCCTTCTCGCCGACCTACGACCTCACTGTAACGGGAACCTACTACACCAAGCAGGGTTTTCTCGGTGAGGCGGAGTGGCGGCAACGCTTCGACAATGGTCAGTACAGCGTCACGGTAGCAGGGATCAGGCAGCAGGATCCCGAAGCCTGGAGCTCCGGTACGGTCAACGCAAGCGAGACCACGCGTGGCATGATCGGCTCCAAGGGCCAGTTCCGGATCAACCCGCGCTGGAGCTTCGGCTGGGATGTTCTGGCCCAGTCGGACAAGAATTTTTCGCGCACCTACGGCATTGACGGATTTTCCGACACGGTCCAGACATCGGAGCTTTACCTGACAGGGCTCGATGACCGGAATTTCTTCGACCTGCGTGCCTATCATTTTGACATTCAGGAGAATGTGCCGGACAGCTCTTCCAGCGCACGTGACAGGAAGCAGCCCTGGGTTTTGCCGAGCTTCGACTATTCCTACACGCCGGATGAGGCGGTAGCCGGCGGTGAGCTGAACCTCGACGTCAATGTGCAGACCGTTTACCGGGATGCCTTGAGCGGGAGCCTCGCTTCGACAACTCCCGCTGTTTACGACCGCATTGACGGTGTCGAGGGACTGGGTAGCCGCCTGACGGCCGAGGCCGAGTGGAAACGCTCTTTCGTCAGCGCGGGCGGGCTTGTGATCACGCCGCTGTTGCAGGCACGCGGCGATGCGATCTACACCGATTACGATGCCAACACGGTCAATGGTGTGACAAGCTTCGAGCTGAACGGAACACCTGTCGGCAGCGACGTTCGCTCCTCTTATTACCGGTATATGGCGACTGCAGGCCTTGAAGCTCGCTGGCCGATACTCTTTTCAACGTCGAGCGCCAGCCATGTGCTGGAGCCCATGGCGCAGATTTTCGTGCGGCCCGACGCTCCCTATCAGGAGAGCCTGGGCATTCCCAACGAAGATGCGCAATCGCTTGTGTTCGATGCGACGACCCTGTTCGAACGCGACAAGTTCTCCGGTTATGACCGGATCGAGGGCGGCACGCGTGCCAATGTCGGCATTCGCTATTCAGGCAGTTTTGCCAATGGCTGGACGACCCAGGGGTTGATCGGACAATCCTACCATCTGGCAGGCGACAATCCGTATGCCCAGCCGGATCTCGTTCACGCCGGTGCCTATTCCGGACTTGAAACCGACGTTTCCGATCTGGTCGTGATGGCCGGCATAGCAAGCCCGAACGGGTTTGCCTTCTCGGCAGGCGCGCGCTTTGATGAAGAGACGCTTGATCTGCGTCGGACAGACCTGAAATCGGCAGCCGAGTTCGGGCCGGTCACCACCTCGCTGCAATATGCCTACATCCAGTCACAGCCGAATTACGGCTTTGACGAAGACCGACAGGAATTTACCGGCATTGCCAAGGTTCGGTTTGATGAGAACTGGAGCGGCTTCGCTTC includes:
- a CDS encoding LPS-assembly protein LptD: MAPALAQTGGLDVSDLPQNAQMLLTADNLIYDNDQSTITAAGGVQIEYAGNSLVADRVVYDRRTSRVMARGRVQIIEEDGDRIFADEIDVTDDFRDGFVNALRVETVDKTYFAAESAERSGGRLTTFNNGVYTACEPCKEKPGKPPIWQIKAQKIIWNGEAKTVRFEGSRFEFFGMPIAYLPFFEVADPTVKRKSGFLIPSASYSEELGVGVSVPYYLAFSPTYDLTVTGTYYTKQGFLGEAEWRQRFDNGQYSVTVAGIRQQDPEAWSSGTVNASETTRGMIGSKGQFRINPRWSFGWDVLAQSDKNFSRTYGIDGFSDTVQTSELYLTGLDDRNFFDLRAYHFDIQENVPDSSSSARDRKQPWVLPSFDYSYTPDEAVAGGELNLDVNVQTVYRDALSGSLASTTPAVYDRIDGVEGLGSRLTAEAEWKRSFVSAGGLVITPLLQARGDAIYTDYDANTVNGVTSFELNGTPVGSDVRSSYYRYMATAGLEARWPILFSTSSASHVLEPMAQIFVRPDAPYQESLGIPNEDAQSLVFDATTLFERDKFSGYDRIEGGTRANVGIRYSGSFANGWTTQGLIGQSYHLAGDNPYAQPDLVHAGAYSGLETDVSDLVVMAGIASPNGFAFSAGARFDEETLDLRRTDLKSAAEFGPVTTSLQYAYIQSQPNYGFDEDRQEFTGIAKVRFDENWSGFASGTYDIKSQTLVKNDYGFSYGDECFIYSMTYSRSKNRDTKETSQSFGFRISLRTIGDFGTSSGELASGF